The window GCTCGGCGGCGGGCAGGGCCCGCCCCAGCAGGTAGTCAATGCAGGTGCGCACCGCCCGGGTCTGGTGGCGGTTGGGCATGTAGAGCATGAACATCTGGGTGCCAAAAATGCTCAGCCGCCAGTCGTCGAGCGTGGTCAGCACTTCCCCGCTGGACACGGCGTCCTGCACCACGTAATCCGGTACCAGCCCCACGCCCAGCCCTGCCAGGATGCCCTGGCGCAGAAACGGAAAGTGCTCCGAAATGATGGTGGGCTCCAGCAAGGCTTCCTGGCGCTGGTCACCCCGGTACCCGCGCAGGCGCAGCTGCTTGCCCACCACCCCTGCGGTGATCACCGGCGCAGCCTGCAGAGCCTCGAAGTCCTGGGGCAGCCCGTGCGCCTCGGCGTATCCACGCGATGCGCAGGCGATGTAGCGCACGCTGCCCAGGTCGCGCGCTACCAGCGTGGGCGGGGGCTCGGGCATCACGCGGATGGCGATGTCCACCTCGTCACGGATGAGGTCGTCCACCCGGTTTTCAAAGCGTACATCCAGCACGATGCCGGGGTACAGCCGCTTGAAGTCGATCAGCCAGTCCGACATCACCATCTGCCCGTAGCCACTGGGCACGCTCAGGCCCACGCGGCCCTGCAGGCCCTGGCCCAGCGTGGCAATGGTCTCGCGCGCGGCCAGCATTTCGTTCTGAATGGCGCGGCCATGGGCGTACAGGCGCAGCCCCACCTCGGTGGGCTCCACCCGGCGCGTGGTACGGCGCACCAGCTGTACCCCCACCGATTTTTCCAGCTGGTGCAGGTGGTAGCTCACGTTGGCGCGCGTCATCTTCAGGTTGCGCGCGGCCTGGCTCAGGTTGCCGGCATCGAGGATGTCGACCAGCACGGTGAGGGAGGTGAGTTCCATAGGTGGGGCGGCGCTTGACCGCTCGTTTGCTGCAGTTTGTCAAAAGAACTTTGACAGTCTGTCAATGAGCTCTGTAATTGTCAAGATTACTTCGCGCATCAACAATCCCCCGGTCATCAACAGGCACAGCCATTGACCAGGAGACTTCCCCATATGCACGCCGCCGCTGCCGCATCTTCCGTTGTTACGACCGCGCTGCATGGCGATGTTCTGGTCGTCACCATCGACAACCCGCCCGTCAATGCCCTGGGCGCTGCCGTGCGCCAGGGCCTTTTGGCGGCCATGCAGCAGGCGCAGGCCGACGCCGCCGTGGTCGCCGTGTTACTGGTGGGTGCGGGCAAGGCCTTCATTGCCGGGGCGGACATTCGCGAATTCGGCAAGCCACCGGTTGCTCCCATCCTGCCCGAGGTCTGCCGCGCCATCGAAACCCTGAGCAAGCCCGTGGTCGCCGTGCTGCACGGCGCGGCCCTGGGCGGTGGGCTGGAGGTGGCTCTGTCGGCACACTACCGGCTGGCTTTGCCCGCTGCCACGCTGGGCCTGCCCGAGGTGAACCTGGGCCTGCTGCCCGGCTCGGGCGGCACCCAGCGCGCCCCACGCCTGATGGGCGTGCAGGCGGCTACTGCCCTCATGCTCAGTGGTCAGCCCCTCAAGGCGCAGGCCGCGCTGCAAGCCGGGCTGGTCGACAAGCTGGTGGAAGGCACCGACCCGCTGGCCGCAGGCCTGGCCTACGTGCGCGAGCTGCTGGCGGCCAACGCCCCCGCGCGCCGCACGCGCGACCTGGCCATCGCCGAGCCGCAGGCGGCCCTGGCCTGGCTGGAAGAGCAAAAGACCGAGACGGCCAAGAAGTCGCGCGGCCTGTTCTCTCCCCTCAAGATCATCGAATGCGTGCAGGGCGCGCTGCAACTGCCGTTTGATGAAGGCATGGCCCGCGAGCGCGCCCTGTTCATGGAATGCCTGGACAGCCCGCAACGCGCCGGGCTCATCCACGCCTTTTTTGCCGAGCGCGAAGTGGTCAAGGTGCCTGAGGCCCAGGCCGCGCAGCCACGCCCCGTGGGCAGCATTGCCGTCATCGGTGGCGGCACCATGGGCGCGGGCATTGCCGTGGCGGCGCTGGATGCGGGCCTGCCCGTGACCATGATCGAGCGCGACGCCGAGTCCATCGCCCGGGGCCGCGCCAATGTCGAGAAGGTCTACAACGCCCTGGTCGCCAAAGGCCGCATGACCGATGCCGCCAAGGCCGCCGTGATGGCGCGCTACATCGGCAGTACCAGCTACGCCGACATCGCCCAGGTTGATCTGGTGATCGAGGCCGTGTTTGAAGACATCGAGGTGAAGAAGGCTGTGTTCCGCGAGCTGGACCGCGTGTGCAAACCCGGTGCCGTGCTGGCCACCAACACCTCCTACCTCGACATTGACGCCATTGCCGCTGCCACCGGCCGCCCGCAAGACGTGATTGGCCTGCACTTCTTCAGCCCCGCCAACATCATGAAGCTGCTGGAGATCGTGGTGCCCGCCCAGGTGGCGCCCGATGTGGTTGCCACTGCGTTCGAGCTGGCACGCAAGCTCAAAAAGGTGCCTGTGCGCGCCGGTGTGTGCGACGGCTTCATCGGCAACCGCATCCTGGCTATCTACAAGCAGGCCGCCGACTACCTGCTGGAAGACGGTGCCAGCCCGTATGAGATCGACGCCGCCGTGCGCGGCTTTGGCTTTGCCATGGGCCCCTTCCAGGTGACCGACCTGGCCGGTGGCGACATTGGCTGGGCCACCCGCAAGCGCCGTGCTGCGACGCGTGACCCCAAGGCCCGCTATGTGGAAATTGCCGACCGCATCTGCGAGCGCGGCTGGTTTGGCCAGAAGACGGGGCGCGGTTTTTACCTCTACCCCGATGGCGCCCGCGTGGGCCAGCCCGACCCTGAAGTGCTGGCCATTGTGGAGGCCGAGCGCGCCAAGAAGGGCGTGACGCCCCGCAGCTTCACCGCCGACGAGATCATGCGCCGCTACATGGCCGCCATGGCCAACGAAGGGGCCAATGTGGTGCACGAAGGCATTGCCCTGCGCCCGCTGGATGTGGACGTGACCTTTGTGGCGGGCTACGGCTTTCCGCGCCACCGGGGCGGCCCGATGAAGTGGGCCGACATGACGGGGCTCCCCAAGGTGCTGGCCGACATCCGCGAGTTCGCCAAGGAAGACCCGCTGTTCTGGAAGCCCTCGCCCTTGCTGGAAAAGCTGGTGCGGGAAGGGCGCAACTTTGACAGCCTGAACCAGGCTGAAAAGAGCTGACCTCGCCTCTCGCCGCGATTTTTAGGATCCATCGAATTCAAATCATTTTGGCCTCTGGCGCTTGATCAATAAGCGCAAAAAGCTATCAAATAAGGAGCAAATCATGCGTGAAGCCGTCATCGTTTCCACCGCCCGCACCCCGCTGACCAAGTCGCACCGGGGCGAATTCAACGCCACGCCCGGCCCGCAGCTGGCCGCGTATTCCGTCAAGGCGGCCGTGGAGCGCTCGGGCATCGACCCCGAGCTGATTGAAGACCTGGTGATGGGCTGCGGCTACCCCGAGGGCATCACCGGCAAGAACATTGGCCGCCAGGCCGCACTGCGCGCGGGCCTGCCCCTGTCGGTAGCGGGCATGGTTGCCAGCCGCTTTTGCGCGTCGGGCCTTCAGTCGGTGGCGATTGCGGCGGGCCGCATCGTGGCCGAAGGCGTGCCCGCCATGGTGGCGGGCGGGGTGGAGAGCATCTCTGCCATCCGCGCAGGTAACCCGGCAGACATTGACCCCTGGCTGCAAGAGCACAAGCCCGACCTCTACATGGCCATGATCGACACCGCCGACATCGTGGCCCACCGCTACGGCATCAGCCGCGAAGACCAGGACGCTTTCTCGCTGCAAAGCCAGCAGCGCACCGCCGCCGCACAGCAGGCCGGTGTGTTCGCTGACGAGATCGTGCCCTGCGCCGCGCGCATGATGGAAAAGAACAAAGAGACCGGCGAGGTCACCTACCGCGAAGTGACCGCCACGCACGACAACTGCAACCGCGCCAATACCACGCTCGAAGGCCTGGCCAAGCTGGAGCCCGTGAAGGGCCCAGGCCAGTTCATCACCGCAGGGAATGCCTCGCAACTGTCCGACGGCTCCAGCGCCTGCGTGCTGATGGAAGCCAAGGAGGCCGAGCGCCGTGGCCTGCAGCCCCTGGGTGCCTTCCGTGGTTTTGCCGTGGCCGGTTGCGAGCCCGACGAAATGGGCATCGGCCCCGTGTTTGCCGTGCCCAAGCTGCTGGCACGCCACGGCCTCACGGTGCAAGACATTGACCTGTGGGAGATGAACGAGGCCTTTGCCTCGCAGGCCCTGTACTGCCAGCGCCGCCTGGGCATTCCCTCCGAGCGGCTGAACGTGAACGGCGGGGCGATTGCCATTGGCCACCCCTTTGGCATGACCGGTGCGCGCCTGGTGGGCCACCTGCTGCTCGAAGGCCGCCGCCGCAAGGCCAAGTACGGCGTGGTGACGATGTGCATTGCCGGTGGCATGGGCGCTGCAGGCCTCTTCGAAATTTTCTGACCTTGCGCCACACCACCGAACTCTGAACTGCAAGCGACCCGATATGGACCTGAATTTCACCCCCGAAGAAGAAGCCTTCCGCGCCGAGGTGCAGGCTTTCTTGAAAGCCAAGCTGCCCGAACGCATCGCCACCAAGGTCAAGGCAGGGCAGCGCCTGACCAAGGCCGACCAGGATGAGTGGCACGCCATCCTCAACGAGCGCGGCTGGCTGGCCAACCACTGGCCCCAGGCCTACGGCGGCCCAGGCTGGGGCGCGGTCGAGAAGTTCATCTTCGACACCGAGTGCGCCCTGGCCGGTGGCCCGCGCATCGTGCCCTTTGGCGTGAACATGCTGGGCCCGGTGCTCATCAAGTTTGGCAACGAGGCGCAGAAAAAATACTGGCTGCCGCGCATCCTGAGCGGCGAGGACTGGTGGTGCCAGGGCTATTCCGAACCCGGCGCAGGCTCGGACCTGGCTTCGGTCAAGACCACGGCGGTGCGCCAGGGCGACCACTACATCGTCAACGGCCAGAAGACCTGGACCACCCAGGGCCAGCACGCCAACATGATCTTCTGCCTGGTGCGAACCGACCGCGAAGCCAAGGCCCAGTCGGGCATCAGCTTCTTGCTGGTGGACATGAAATCGCCTGGCGTGGAACTGCGCCCCATCCGCACGCTCGATGGCGACAAGGAAGTCAACGAAGTCTTCTTCACCGATGTGAAGGTGCCCGTGGAAAACCTGGTGGGTGAGGAAAACAAGGGCTGGACCTACGCCAAGTACCTGCTGACCTACGAGCGCACCGGCATCGCAGGCGTGGGCTTTTGCATTGCCGCGCTGGCCAAGCTCAAGGTCATTGCGGCCAAGGTGATGAAGAACGGCCAGCCACTGGACCAGGACCCGCTGTTTGCTGCCCGCATGGCACAGGTCGAGATTGACCTGGAGAACATGAAGACCACCAACCTGCGCGTGATTGCCGCCGTGGCCGGTGGCGGCGTGCCGGGGGCCGAAAGCTCCATGCTCAAGATCCGTGGCACCGAAATTCGCCAGGATATCCTTTCGCTCATCCGCCGCGCGGTGGGGCCTTACGCGCTGCCGTTCATCGAAGAAGCGCAGTACGAAGGCTATGCCGATGAGCCCGTGGGCCCGAAGGAGGCAGCGACGGCTGCGGCCAACTACTTCAACTACCGCAAGCTGTCGATCTTTGGCGGCTCCAATGAAATCCAGAAGAACATCATCTCCAAGATGATTCTCGGCCTGTGAGGTTGCCGCGATGAACTTTGAACATACCGAAGACCGCCGCATGCTGGCGGACACCCTGACCCGCTTTGTGGCCGAGCAGTACGGCATCGAAACGCGCAACCACATTGCCTACGGCGACACCGGTACGGACCCAGCGCTGTGGGCCCGCTTTGCCGAGCTGGGCGCGATTGGCGCGCTCTTCCCTGAAGCAGATGGCGGCTTTGGCGGTGCAGGCTTTGACGTGGCCGTGGTGTTTGAAGCCCTGGGCAGCGGCCTGGTGGTGGAGCCCTTTGTCGGCGCGCTGGTGGTGGGCCGGGCGCTGGGCCTGGCGGGCAGCGCGGCGCAAAAGGAACACATCGCCAGTCTCATCGACGGCAGCACCGTGGCCGCGCTGGCGCACGAAGAGCCCGGCGCACATTACGCATTGAACCGCGTGACCACCCGCGCGGTGCGCAATGGCGACGGCTGGCAACTCACCGACCACAAGGCCGTCGTGCTGCATGGCGACCAGGCGCAGATGTTGCTGGTGAGCGCCCGCACTTCGGGCGCTGTGGACGATGAAGAGGGTATCTCGCTGTTCCTGGTTTCCACCGATGCCGCAGGCCTGAGCCGCCGAGGCATGGGCCGCATCGATGGCGGCCGTGTGGCTGAAGTCAGCTTGCAGAATGTGCAGCTGGGTGCCGATGCACTGCTGGGCACGGAAGGGCAGGGCTACGCGACGCTGGAGCATGCGGTGGGCTGGGGCATTCTGGCGGTGTGTGCTGAGGCGCTGGGTGCGATGGACGTTGCCAAGAAGCACACCCTGGAATACCTGCAAACGCGCAAGCAGTTTGGTGTGCCCATTGGCAGCTTCCAGGCCCTGCAGCACCGCATGGCCGACCTGCTGCTGGAAGTGGAGCAGGCGCGCTCTGCCGTCATCAACGCAGCGGCCGCGATGGATAGCACCGACCGCACCGAGCGCGAGCGTGCGCTGTCGGCGGCCAAAGTCACCATGGGCCGTATTGGGGCGCTGGTGGCCGAGGAAAGCATCCAGCTGCACGGGGGCATTGGCATGACGTGGGAGCTGCCCTTGTCGCACTACGCCAAGCGCCTCGTCATGGTGGACCACCAGTTTGGCGACGAAGACCATCACCTGGCGCGCTTCATTGCGCTGGGCCGGAGCTGAAGCCATGGAGCAGCCACTGCCTCTGCTGCAACGCCGCGAGGGCGCGGTGCTCGTGCTCTCCAACAACAACCCAGCCGCGCGCAATGCGCTGTCGCCCGCGTTCTACGCGGCGCTGACCGAGGCACTGGCGCAGGCCGAGGCCGACCCCACCGTGGGCGCCATCGTGCTCACGGGCGAAGGCGGGCACTTTTGCGCGGGTGGTGACTTGCGCCAATTGGCCAAGCGCCGCGAGCTGCCCATCGAAGAACGCCGCGCCAAGCTCGAAGGCCTGCACGACCTGATCCGCACCGTGCGCGATTGCCGCAAGCCGGTGATCGCGGCGGTGGAGGGCGCTGTCGCTGGTGCTGGCCTGTCGCTGGCGCTGGCCTGCGACATGCTGGTGGCTGCGCGCAATGCCGTGTTCTCGGTGGCCTATGTGAAAGTGGGGCTCACGCCCGACGGGGGCGCCACGGCCTTCCTGGCCGAGTTCGTATCGCGCCAGGTGCTGACCGAGCTGTGCCTCACCGGCGAACGCATCTCGGGCGAGCGGCTGCACGCACTCGGCCCGGTCAACCGACTGGCCGAGCCGGGTGAAGCGCTGACGCAGGCATTGGCATTGGCCGCGCAGGTGTCCGCCGGGCCGGACCTGGCCATGGGCCGCATCAAGGCGCTGTGCCGCAGTGCCTACGCGCAGCCACTGGACGACCAGCTGGAGCTGGAAGCACAGCGCATGGTGCAGTCGCAAGCCACCGAAGAATCCCGCGAAGGCATTGGTGCGTTTCTGGAAAAACGCCCCGCCGATTTCGCCCGCCTGCGCCAGGTCAATGCCGCTGGCGCGGGTACACAAGACACTACGCAATGACCTCCACAACCCCCACACCCGCATTGCCAGAGGGCATGGACTTCCCGCTCGAAGGCGTGCGCGTACTCGATCTCTCGCGCGTGTTTGCCGGGCCGCTGTGCGGCCAGGTGCTGGCCGATTTTGGTGCCGACGTCATCAAGGTGGAACACCCCGGCCGGGGTGACGACACCCGCGACTGGGGCATGCGCATCGGCAAGACCGAGACCACCTACTACAACAGCATGAACCGCAACAAGCGGTCCATCACGGTGGATTTGCAGACGCCCGAAGGCGTGAAGATCATCCGTGACCTGCTGCCGCAGTGTGACGTGGTGGTCCAGAACTTCAAGACCGGCGGCGCCGAGAAGCTGGGCCTGGGCTACGAGCAGCTCAAGGCCATCAAGCCCGATCTCATCTACTGCTCGGTGGCGGGCTACGACAGCTCCGGCCCCGAGGCCAAGCGCCCCGGCTACGACCTGGTGATCCAGGGCGAGGCGGGTCTGATGGCCATCAACGGTGAGGCCAGCCAGCCGCCGCTGAAGTTTGGCGTGGCCGCCGTGGACATGATGACCGGCATGTATGCGGCGCAGGCCGTGCTGGCCGCACTGTTCCGCCGGGAACGCACAGGCAAGGGCCGCCACATCGAGATGGCGCTGTACGACTGCGGCCTGATGATCACCGGCTATTACGGCCTGGACGCCATGCTGCTGGGCCACGATCCGCAGCGTTACGGCAACGCCCACCCGTCCATCGTGCCCTACGGCATGTTCGAGGCACAGGATGGTCCGCTCATCATCGCCGTGGGCAACAACAGCCAGTTCGACAAGTTCTGCCGCCAGGTGGTGATGCGCCCGGACATCGTGGAAGACCCCCGTTTTGCCACCAATGTCGAGCGTGCCCGCAATCGACTGACCCTGCTGCCCGAGATGAAGGCGTTGATTGCCAGCTTCCCGCGTGATGTGCTGCTCGAACGCCTGACCGCTGCGGGCATCCCTTGCGGCCGCGTGGCCGGCCTGCATGAGGCGCTGACCAGCGAGCGCACGCGCCGCGGCGGCCTGTTGCAGGAAATGCCCCACCCCGAGGCGGGCACCACGCATGTGTTTGCGCCGCCTTATCGACTCGACGGCCAGCGCCTGCCCATCCGCAACGCACCGCCCACCCTGGGCGCGGCCACGCGCGAGGTGCTGCAGCAGCTGCTGCAACTGCCCGAGGCCGAGCTGCAGGCCCTGCGCGACAAGGGTGTGCTCACGCTGCCCGACCCACAACAACATTGACAGGAGACTCCCCCCATGCGATCCATTTCCCGCCGCGCCATCCTGACCACCGTGGCTGCCCTGGCCCCCTTGGCTGTCCCCGGCATGATGTCGGCAGCCCATGCGCAGGCCTGGCCTGCCAAGCCCATCAAGCTGATCGTGCCGTACCAGGCGGGTGGCGCCACGGACATTACCGCCCGCACGCTGGGCGAGAAGCTCTCGACCCGTCTGGGCCAGCCTGTGCTCGTGGACAACCGCGGCGGAGCCGGCGGCGTGACCGGTACCGACCAGGCGCTCAAGTCGCCAGCCGACGGCTACACCCTGCTGGTGTCCCTGGGCACCACCATGCTCATCAACCAGTTCCTGTACGACCGCCTGCCTTACCAGCCGCAAAAAGATCAGGCCCTCATCACGCAGATCGCGCTGGCGCCGGTGGTGCTGCTGGTCAACCCGCAGCTGCCGGTCAACAACGCGTCGGAGCTGATGGCCTACATCGACCGCAACAAGGGCAAGATCGCCTATGGCTCGTGGGGCATGGGTTCGTACGCCCACCTGGCGGGTGCATGGCTGTCCGACAAGCACAAGGCCGACATGAACCATGTGGCCTACAAGGGCGAGGCCCCCATGCTGCAGGACCTCGTGGGTGGGCAGTTCCAGATGGCGTTTGCCAGCCTGCAGTCGGCCCGGCCGTACATCGAATCGGGCCGCCTCAAGCCACTGGCCGTGACCGGCGCGCAGCGCATGGACGCACTGCCCAAGGTGGCCACTATGGCCGAGCAGGGTATCAAGGACGAGGTCTTCCAGGTGACGGGCTGGGTGGGCATGAGCGCACCTGCCAAGACGCCGCCTGAAGTGGTCGCCCGGCTCGGCGCCGAGCTGCAGGCCGTGATCGCGATGCCCGAAGTGCGCGAGCGCATCCAGCAGATGGGCTTCATCCCTGTGGGCAGCAGCCCCGAGCAGTTCAACGCGCAGTTCAAGAAGGACGCACCGGTGTGGGAGCGCGTGGTGAAGGTCTCTGGCGCGAAACTAGATTGACACCCCCCTGAGTCGCTTCGCGCCTTCCCCCCGCTCTCGCAACGCTGCGCGTTGCGGGCAGGGGGACGCAGCCAGCGCGGCGGGGCGGCCCTTGCGCGGCTGCCCACGCCTGGGCAGCGCCGGTTACGTCGGGTGTGGGCCAGCACAAAAGCTGAAAGTAAAAACGGATCTCTGATGACGAAACAATGTCTTTTTCCCGCCGCCTTTTCGCGTCGCGCAGTGCTTGCAACGGCTGCGGCTGTGTCGGTGCTTGGCCTGTTGGGCACGGCCCCGGCACACGCCCAGGCCTGGCCCAACAAGATGATCAAGCTCGTGGTGCCCTTCCCGGCGGGCGGCCCCACCGACACGGCCTCGCGCATCGTCGGCCAGAAGCTGGCCGAGCGGCTGAAGCAGCCCGTGGTGGTGGAGAACCGAGCGGGTGCGTCGGGCTCGATTGCCGCGCAACAGATCGCCAAGACCCCTGGCGACGGCTACACGCTGATGATGCTGGCCACGCCGACGCTGCTGGCGCCGCACTTGTATAAAAAGGCGGGCTACGACACCACCAAGGATTTCGTGTCCGTGGCCACGGTGTACGACCTGCCCATCGTGGTGGTGGTCAACCCGGCGCAGATGCCCACCGTGACCGATCTACAAAAGCTCATCACCCATGCCAAGGCGCGGCCGGGGCAGCTCAACTACACCTCCTCGGGCGTGGGCAGCTTTGGCCACCTGAGCATGGAGCTGCTCAAGCAGCTGGGCCAATTTGAGATGGAGCATGTGCCTTACAAAGGCGGTGTACCCGCCATCACCGACACGCTGGGCGGCCAGGTGCCCATGATGTATGCCGACCTCGTGGCGGCGCTGCCCCATATCCAGACGGGCAAGCTGCGTGCGATTGCCGTGGGCTCGCCGCAGCGCGTGGGCGTGATCCCCAATGTGCCCACCATCGCCGAGCAGGGCTTCAAGGGCTTTGATGCCGTGTCGTGGGGCGGCCTGATGGCCCCGCCCGGTACGCCCAAGGACGTGGTCGACCGCATCAGCACCGAAGTCAAGGCCATCCTGGCCGACAAGGAAGTGCAGGACAAGCTGCTCAACGCCGGTGCCATCGCCAACTACCAAGGCCCGGACCAGATGGCCAAGCGCGTGCGTGGCGATTACGCCAAGTGGGGCCAGGTGATCCGCGACAAGGGCATCACGTTCGAGTAAGTTGGGCCATGACCAACACCACTGCCTCTGCCCCTTTTCCCCCGTTCCGCCGGGTCTCCGATCTGCTGCGTGACAACGCGCAGCAGCGCCCGCAGGCCAATGCCTTGGCCGATGACGACTCCGCGCTGGACTGGGCCGCGCTCGATGCCCTGGTGGACCGCGTGGCCGCATCGTTGCAGCAGACGGGCCTGCAGTCGGGCGATGTGGTGGCCGTGTGCGCTGCGTCGTCGGTGCGCTATGCCGCCGTGTACCTGGGCGCCCTGCGTGCGGGGGTGGTGGTGGCACCGCTGGCGCCGTCCGTCACGCCCGAGGCCATGGCGTCCATGCTGGGCGATGCCCAGGCGCGCCTGCTGTTTGCCGATGCGCAGGGCAGGGCGGCGGTGCCGCCTGCGGTGATGGAAGGCGCCGGTGCGCTGCCGCTTGTGGCGCTGGACGACGCGGGTGCGGGCACGCCGTGGAGCGAATGGCTTGCCCCTGAAGGCGCGGCGCCGCAGCCGGTGGACGTGGGGCCCGAGCACCCGTTCAACATCATTTATTCCTCCGGCACCACCGGCAACCCCAAGGGCATCGTGCAGTCGCACGGCATGCGCTGGGCACATCTGGTGCGTGGCCTGGCGCAGGGCTACGGTCCGGACAGCGTCACGCTGCTGGCCACGCCGCTGTATTCCAACACCACGCTGGTGTCGTTCTTCCCCGGCCTGTGCTGGGGCGGCAGCGTGCTGCTGATGCCAAAGTTCGATGCACTGTGCTACCTGCAGACCGCGCAGCAGATCCGCGCCACGCATTCCATGCTGGTGCCGGTGCAATACCAGCGCATCATGGCGCTGCCGCAGTTTGGTGAATTCGACCTGTCGTCCTTTCGCGCCAAGTTCTGCACCAGCGCGCCGTTCCGCGCCGAGCTGAAAGCCGACATCCTGGCGCGCTGGCCGGGCGCGCTGTACGAGTTCTATGGCATGACCGAAGGCGGCGGCACCTGCATCCTGGCGGCGCACGAGCACCCGGACAAGCTGCACACCGTGGGCCAGCCGGCCTCCACCAGTGACATCCGCCTGATCGATGAAGAAGGAAACGAGTTGCCGCCTGGTGCCACCGGCGAGGTGGTGGGCCACTCGCCCGGCATGATGACCGGCTACCACCGGCAGCCCGACAAGACGCGCGAGGCCGAGTGGTTTGACGCCACCGGCAAGCGCTTCATCCGCACGGGCGACGTGGGCCGGTTTGACGCGCAGGGCTTTCTGACCCTGCTGGACCGCCGCAAGGACATGGTCATCAGTGGCGGCTTCAATATCTACCCCAGCGACCTCGAAGCCGAGCTGCGCAAGCACCCCGCTGTGGAGGACGTGGCCGTGACCGGCGTGCCCTCCGAACAGTGGGGCGAGACGCCGGTAGCCTTTGTGTGCCGCCGACCGGGCGCTACCGAAGACGCCGCCCAGATCATGGGGTGGTACAACGCC of the Acidovorax sp. 107 genome contains:
- a CDS encoding acyl-CoA dehydrogenase family protein, translating into MNFEHTEDRRMLADTLTRFVAEQYGIETRNHIAYGDTGTDPALWARFAELGAIGALFPEADGGFGGAGFDVAVVFEALGSGLVVEPFVGALVVGRALGLAGSAAQKEHIASLIDGSTVAALAHEEPGAHYALNRVTTRAVRNGDGWQLTDHKAVVLHGDQAQMLLVSARTSGAVDDEEGISLFLVSTDAAGLSRRGMGRIDGGRVAEVSLQNVQLGADALLGTEGQGYATLEHAVGWGILAVCAEALGAMDVAKKHTLEYLQTRKQFGVPIGSFQALQHRMADLLLEVEQARSAVINAAAAMDSTDRTERERALSAAKVTMGRIGALVAEESIQLHGGIGMTWELPLSHYAKRLVMVDHQFGDEDHHLARFIALGRS
- a CDS encoding oxepin-CoA hydrolase, alternative type; the protein is MEQPLPLLQRREGAVLVLSNNNPAARNALSPAFYAALTEALAQAEADPTVGAIVLTGEGGHFCAGGDLRQLAKRRELPIEERRAKLEGLHDLIRTVRDCRKPVIAAVEGAVAGAGLSLALACDMLVAARNAVFSVAYVKVGLTPDGGATAFLAEFVSRQVLTELCLTGERISGERLHALGPVNRLAEPGEALTQALALAAQVSAGPDLAMGRIKALCRSAYAQPLDDQLELEAQRMVQSQATEESREGIGAFLEKRPADFARLRQVNAAGAGTQDTTQ
- a CDS encoding CaiB/BaiF CoA-transferase family protein, which translates into the protein MTSTTPTPALPEGMDFPLEGVRVLDLSRVFAGPLCGQVLADFGADVIKVEHPGRGDDTRDWGMRIGKTETTYYNSMNRNKRSITVDLQTPEGVKIIRDLLPQCDVVVQNFKTGGAEKLGLGYEQLKAIKPDLIYCSVAGYDSSGPEAKRPGYDLVIQGEAGLMAINGEASQPPLKFGVAAVDMMTGMYAAQAVLAALFRRERTGKGRHIEMALYDCGLMITGYYGLDAMLLGHDPQRYGNAHPSIVPYGMFEAQDGPLIIAVGNNSQFDKFCRQVVMRPDIVEDPRFATNVERARNRLTLLPEMKALIASFPRDVLLERLTAAGIPCGRVAGLHEALTSERTRRGGLLQEMPHPEAGTTHVFAPPYRLDGQRLPIRNAPPTLGAATREVLQQLLQLPEAELQALRDKGVLTLPDPQQH
- a CDS encoding LysR family transcriptional regulator, which encodes MELTSLTVLVDILDAGNLSQAARNLKMTRANVSYHLHQLEKSVGVQLVRRTTRRVEPTEVGLRLYAHGRAIQNEMLAARETIATLGQGLQGRVGLSVPSGYGQMVMSDWLIDFKRLYPGIVLDVRFENRVDDLIRDEVDIAIRVMPEPPPTLVARDLGSVRYIACASRGYAEAHGLPQDFEALQAAPVITAGVVGKQLRLRGYRGDQRQEALLEPTIISEHFPFLRQGILAGLGVGLVPDYVVQDAVSSGEVLTTLDDWRLSIFGTQMFMLYMPNRHQTRAVRTCIDYLLGRALPAAEPGASAAAGSAP
- a CDS encoding acetyl-CoA C-acyltransferase, whose protein sequence is MREAVIVSTARTPLTKSHRGEFNATPGPQLAAYSVKAAVERSGIDPELIEDLVMGCGYPEGITGKNIGRQAALRAGLPLSVAGMVASRFCASGLQSVAIAAGRIVAEGVPAMVAGGVESISAIRAGNPADIDPWLQEHKPDLYMAMIDTADIVAHRYGISREDQDAFSLQSQQRTAAAQQAGVFADEIVPCAARMMEKNKETGEVTYREVTATHDNCNRANTTLEGLAKLEPVKGPGQFITAGNASQLSDGSSACVLMEAKEAERRGLQPLGAFRGFAVAGCEPDEMGIGPVFAVPKLLARHGLTVQDIDLWEMNEAFASQALYCQRRLGIPSERLNVNGGAIAIGHPFGMTGARLVGHLLLEGRRRKAKYGVVTMCIAGGMGAAGLFEIF
- a CDS encoding acyl-CoA dehydrogenase family protein, whose protein sequence is MDLNFTPEEEAFRAEVQAFLKAKLPERIATKVKAGQRLTKADQDEWHAILNERGWLANHWPQAYGGPGWGAVEKFIFDTECALAGGPRIVPFGVNMLGPVLIKFGNEAQKKYWLPRILSGEDWWCQGYSEPGAGSDLASVKTTAVRQGDHYIVNGQKTWTTQGQHANMIFCLVRTDREAKAQSGISFLLVDMKSPGVELRPIRTLDGDKEVNEVFFTDVKVPVENLVGEENKGWTYAKYLLTYERTGIAGVGFCIAALAKLKVIAAKVMKNGQPLDQDPLFAARMAQVEIDLENMKTTNLRVIAAVAGGGVPGAESSMLKIRGTEIRQDILSLIRRAVGPYALPFIEEAQYEGYADEPVGPKEAATAAANYFNYRKLSIFGGSNEIQKNIISKMILGL
- a CDS encoding 3-hydroxyacyl-CoA dehydrogenase NAD-binding domain-containing protein, with translation MHAAAAASSVVTTALHGDVLVVTIDNPPVNALGAAVRQGLLAAMQQAQADAAVVAVLLVGAGKAFIAGADIREFGKPPVAPILPEVCRAIETLSKPVVAVLHGAALGGGLEVALSAHYRLALPAATLGLPEVNLGLLPGSGGTQRAPRLMGVQAATALMLSGQPLKAQAALQAGLVDKLVEGTDPLAAGLAYVRELLAANAPARRTRDLAIAEPQAALAWLEEQKTETAKKSRGLFSPLKIIECVQGALQLPFDEGMARERALFMECLDSPQRAGLIHAFFAEREVVKVPEAQAAQPRPVGSIAVIGGGTMGAGIAVAALDAGLPVTMIERDAESIARGRANVEKVYNALVAKGRMTDAAKAAVMARYIGSTSYADIAQVDLVIEAVFEDIEVKKAVFRELDRVCKPGAVLATNTSYLDIDAIAAATGRPQDVIGLHFFSPANIMKLLEIVVPAQVAPDVVATAFELARKLKKVPVRAGVCDGFIGNRILAIYKQAADYLLEDGASPYEIDAAVRGFGFAMGPFQVTDLAGGDIGWATRKRRAATRDPKARYVEIADRICERGWFGQKTGRGFYLYPDGARVGQPDPEVLAIVEAERAKKGVTPRSFTADEIMRRYMAAMANEGANVVHEGIALRPLDVDVTFVAGYGFPRHRGGPMKWADMTGLPKVLADIREFAKEDPLFWKPSPLLEKLVREGRNFDSLNQAEKS